CGCCAACTTTTCGAACAGGCAGGCGGAAAAATACCGCAGCGCCGTCACCCGGTATGCAGAACAGTTCAAAATCAGTCCCAGTTTGATCTTCGCGGTCATTCGCACGGAAAGTAATTTCAACCCTTTCGCCGTCAGCTCCGCGCCCGCCTTCGGGCTCATGCAGCTCGTCCCCAGCAGCGGGGGGCGCGATGCCTACAAGAAAGCCAAAGGCAAGGACACTATCCCCTCGCGAGAATATCTCTTCGACCCTGAGAACAATATCGAGCTTGGCAGTGCCTATCTCAACGTGCTGTCCTATAGTCTGCTGGAGCGCATTGAGAACCAGGTGGCCAGAGAATACTGCGTGATTTCAGCCTATAACACCGGTCCGCGCAACGTATTCAAAGCATTTGCTCCGGATCAAACCACGGCCATCAACCAAATCAACTCGCTGCAACCTCCTGCCGTCTATGACCGGCTGCGAGCGAACCTACCCTATCAAGAAACCCGCGACTATCTCGCCAAAGTGGTCGGCTTTCGCAAGCAATTTATCGTCACACCTGGAGACGGGGTCAAGTAAACAGCGCGTGGCTACGCCCGCGCAGCGCTCGAAGGAGCGCGATCCTCCATACGATGCTTATGGGTTACAATCGAATCCTAGCGAAGCGGCTGTGCGGATGTGTCGGTTGCCGAAAGCGGCGGCGAAGGGTGTATTCCACGGATGACGCACTTACCTAACCGCGTGACCGCGATCGGTGACAGTAAAGAGAACTCGACCCCGAATACAGAATCCTTTACCCAACGAACCGTGGCCCGATCGATAAACGTCGACACCCGCTGGTGCGGCAATCGCAGGCTGATCGCAATCTCATCACCGGGAGCCAAGGCTGTCTCGCTTAGCATTCTGGCACCTGCGACTGAGAGATCGCACACCACGCCCAGACCGCCCCGATTGACCGTCGCCCATCTCTTCAGTCCAACCAAAGCATAGGAACAAGGGAATGGAGCTGAAACACGCATGCGCGGTGTGCGCCGCCGCGAGGAGGGCTCGTTTGTAGAGACACGGGAATTCGACAAGGCAGACCTCGCTT
The DNA window shown above is from Nitrospira lenta and carries:
- a CDS encoding PilZ domain-containing protein, producing MSNSRVSTNEPSSRRRTPRMRVSAPFPCSYALVGLKRWATVNRGGLGVVCDLSVAGARMLSETALAPGDEIAISLRLPHQRVSTFIDRATVRWVKDSVFGVEFSLLSPIAVTRLGKCVIRGIHPSPPLSATDTSAQPLR